One segment of Streptomyces sp. NBC_00576 DNA contains the following:
- a CDS encoding RidA family protein: MTGKTDKIALTPKTHATPPARFSHGVRKGNILQVAGQVGFLPAVEGQPPTPAGPTLAEQTLQTLANVKAILEEGGASWDDVMMIRVYLTDVDHFAEFNAIYDRYFAGLEGAAAARTTVYVGLPKGLLIEIDALAVLG, encoded by the coding sequence ATGACAGGCAAGACGGACAAGATCGCGCTCACGCCGAAGACCCACGCCACCCCGCCCGCCAGGTTCTCCCACGGTGTGCGGAAGGGGAACATCCTGCAGGTCGCCGGTCAGGTCGGCTTCCTGCCCGCCGTCGAGGGGCAGCCGCCGACGCCCGCCGGGCCGACCCTGGCCGAGCAGACCCTCCAGACGCTCGCCAACGTCAAGGCCATCCTGGAGGAGGGCGGCGCGAGCTGGGACGACGTGATGATGATCCGCGTCTACCTCACGGACGTCGATCACTTCGCCGAGTTCAACGCGATCTACGACCGGTACTTCGCCGGGCTGGAGGGGGCGGCTGCCGCCCGGACCACGGTGTACGTCGGGTTGCCCAAGGGGCTCCTGATCGAGATCGACGCTCTGGCGGTGCTCGGCTAG
- a CDS encoding IclR family transcriptional regulator, with product MSQTVDRALSILPLLAEGPADLGKVADRLGVHKSTALRLLRTLHEHGLVYRQSDQRYRLGARLFALAQEAVENLDIREIAHPHLVRLNEQCGHTVHLAVHEEGEVLYIDKVESRYPVRMYSRIGKPVAITVAAVAKLLLADLPETERRALADKFDYPMYTSRSTPNALAFLGELEKVRDQGWATDLGGHEESINCVAAPVRGTDGRVVAAMSVSAPNVVVTADELLTLLPLVRRTADVISGEYSGRTPAAKEAKESTP from the coding sequence ATGAGCCAGACCGTCGACCGCGCGCTGAGCATCCTGCCGTTGCTCGCCGAGGGCCCCGCCGACCTCGGCAAGGTCGCCGACCGGCTCGGCGTCCACAAATCCACCGCCCTGCGGCTGCTGCGCACCCTGCACGAGCACGGGCTCGTCTACCGCCAGTCCGACCAGCGCTACCGTCTCGGCGCCCGCCTCTTCGCGCTCGCCCAGGAAGCCGTCGAGAACCTCGACATCCGGGAGATCGCCCACCCCCACCTCGTACGCCTCAACGAGCAGTGCGGGCACACCGTCCACCTCGCCGTGCACGAGGAGGGCGAGGTGCTGTACATCGACAAGGTCGAGAGCCGCTACCCGGTGCGCATGTACTCGCGGATCGGGAAGCCCGTCGCCATCACCGTCGCCGCCGTCGCGAAGCTGCTGCTCGCCGATCTGCCCGAGACCGAGCGGCGCGCGCTCGCCGACAAGTTCGACTACCCCATGTACACCTCCCGCTCCACCCCCAACGCCCTCGCTTTCCTAGGGGAGTTGGAGAAGGTGCGCGACCAGGGCTGGGCCACCGACCTCGGCGGTCACGAGGAGTCCATCAACTGCGTCGCCGCCCCGGTCCGCGGTACCGACGGACGCGTGGTCGCCGCCATGTCCGTCTCCGCCCCGAACGTCGTCGTCACCGCCGACGAACTCCTCACCCTGCTTCCGCTGGTGCGCCGTACCGCGGATGTCATCAGCGGTGAGTACTCCGGCAGAACTCCAGCAGCCAAGGAAGCCAAGGAATCCACTCCATGA